Proteins found in one Zea mays cultivar B73 chromosome 1, Zm-B73-REFERENCE-NAM-5.0, whole genome shotgun sequence genomic segment:
- the LOC100283196 gene encoding uncharacterized LOC100283196 precursor, whose translation MEIQARQLLVSVFGILIAIGFANAALGETAPPVVVGLAKCSDCARRNMNAEAAFRGLQVAIKCKNSKGAYESAAVGQVNKSGAFSVPLAADAVGEDGELKSECFAQLIHSASSAPCPGQEPSRIVAAPPGHTAHTNGNGKTFLALGGRVYQPSPECASAFLCHPFFHSMHHHHVGVHTPVVIPHLPVHGHSVPPVTKPPPVDVPEHKPAPVPVPDHKPPSTPPVDAPEHKPAPVPEPEHKPPSTPANAAPSTPTEPSAPVNSPPKPAPIYHPPARHDAATGP comes from the exons ATGGAGATCCAGGCACGACAGCTACTGGTGTCTGTTTTTGGCATTCTGATAGCGATAGGTTTCGCCAATGCCGCGCTGGGAGAGACAGCACCGCCGGTTGTTGTCGGCTTGGCCAAGTGCTCGGACTGCGCCAGGAGGAACATGAACGCCGAGGCAGCTTTCAGAG GTCTTCAGGTGGCCATCAAGTGCAAGAACAGCAAGGGGGCCTACGAGAGCGCAGCCGTGGGACAGGTGAACAAGTCCGGGGCCTTCAGCGTCCCGCTGGCCGCCGACGCCGTCGGCGAGGACGGGGAGCTCAAGTCGGAATGCTTCGCGCAGCTCATCCACAGCGCGTCGAGTGCGCCGTGCCCCGGGCAGGAGCCCTCCAGGATCGTCGCCGCGCCACCCGGCCACACGGCCCACACCAACGGCAACGGGAAGACGTTCCTCGCGCTCGGCGGCAGGGTCTACCAACCGTCGCCCGAGTGCGCCTCGGCGTTCCTCTGCCACCCTTTCTTCCACAGCATGCACCACCATCACGTAGGAGTCCACACGCCTGTGGTTATCCCGCACCTGCCCGTTCACGGCCACTCCGTGCCGCCTGTCACCAAGCCGCCGCCGGTAGACGTTCCTGAGCACAAACCGGCGCCGGTGCCCGTGCCGGACCACAAGCCTCCGTCGACGCCGCCGGTAGACGCTCCTGAGCACAAACCGGCGCCGGTGCCCGAGCCGGAGCACAAGCCTCCGTCGACGCCGGCGAACGCTGCACCGTCGACGCCCACGGAGCCGTCAGCGCCGGTTAATTCGCCGCCGAAGCCAGCCCCCATCTACCACCCACCGGCAAGGCACGACGCTGCCACTGGCCCGTAG
- the LOC103633519 gene encoding 3-ketoacyl-CoA synthase 1 yields the protein MESAPAAVMERERLTAEMAFRGADEARRDGGEPAPSIVIKIRRRLPDFARSIKLKYVRLGIRHGGSPTSVLPMLCVPAVAAAAYSFVRLDVIYYSIDLLTCVAWLGTALLLLTVYYFKRPRPVYLVDFACYKPEEQLKISKSAFLEMTESTGSFNEAALDFQTKITNRSALGDETYLPPGVQARPPRLNMAEARMEAEAVMFGCLDALFESTGIDPRRDVRILIVNCSLFNPTPSLASMIINHYRMREDVKSFNLGGMGCSAGLIAIDLAKDMLQANPGSYAVVLSTENITLNWYFGNDRSMLLSNCIFRMGGAAALLSNRRADAGRAKYRLLHTVRTHKGATDECFNCVYQREDEVGKVGVSLARELMAVAGDALKTNITTLGPLVLPLSEQLKFLKSLMMRRVFRVKGVRPYIPDFRRAFEHFCVHAGGRAVLEEVQRSLSLQDTDMEPSKCSLHRFGNTSSSSLWYELAYAEAKGRVRRGHRVWQIGFGSGFKCNSAVWRALRDVPPLSSSTGAAAGPPGRKGAQSCCNPWVDDVDRYPPKAYV from the coding sequence ATGGAGTCTGCTCCCGCCGCGGTCATGGAGCGGGAGCGCCTCACAGCCGAGATGGCCTTCCGCGGCGCGGACGAAGCGCGGCGGGACGGCGGCGAGCCGGCGCCCAGCATCGTCATCAAGATCCGCCGCCGGCTCCCGGACTTCGCCCGCAGCATCAAGCTCAAGTACGTCAGGCTCGGGATCCGACACGGAGGCAGCCCCACGTCGGTGCTGCCGATGCTCTGCGTGCCggcggtcgccgccgccgcctaCTCGTTCGTCCGCCTCGACGTCATCTACTACTCCATCGACCTGCTCACCTGCGTCGCCTGGCTCGGCACCGCGCTGCTGCTGCTCACCGTCTACTACTTCAAGCGGCCCCGCCCGGTGTACCTCGTGGACTTCGCGTGCTACAAGCCGGAGGAGCAGCTCAAGATCTCCAAGTCCGCCTTCCTCGAGATGACCGAGAGCACGGGGTCCTTCAATGAGGCGGCTCTGGATTTCCAGACCAAGATCACCAACCGCTCCGCGCTCGGCGACGAGACATACCTGCCACCCGGCGTGCAGGCGCGGCCGCCGAGGCTCAACATGGCGGAGGCGCGGATGGAGGCCGAGGCGGTCATGTTCGGGTGCCTGGACGCGCTGTTCGAGTCCACGGGGATCGACCCGCGCCGCGACGTGCGCATCCTCATCGTCAACTGCAGCCTCTTCAACCCGACGCCGTCGCTGGCGTCCATGATCATCAACCACTACAGGATGAGGGAGGACGTCAAGTCGTTCAACCTCGGCGGCATGGGGTGCAGCGCCGGTCTCATCGCCATCGACCTCGCCAAGGACATGCTCCAGGCGAACCCCGGCTCGTACGCCGTGGTGCTCAGCACCGAGAACATCACCCTCAACTGGTACTTCGGCAACGACCGCTCCATGCTCCTCTCCAACTGCATCTTCCGCatgggcggcgccgccgcgctGCTGTCGAACAGGCGCGCGGACGCCGGGCGCGCCAAGTACCGGCTGCTACACACGGTGCGCACCCACAAGGGCGCCACCGACGAGTGCTTCAACTGCGTGTACCAGCGCGAGGACGAGGTGGGCAAGGTGGGCGTGTCGCTGGCGCGGGAGCTCATGGCCGTGGCCGGCGACGCGCTCAAGACCAACATCACGACGCTGGGccccctggtgctgcccctgaGCGAGCAGCTCAAGTTCCTCAAGTCCCTGATGATGCGCCGCGTGTTCCGCGTCAAGGGCGTGCGCCCCTACATCCCGGACTTCCGGCGCGCGTTCGAGCACTTCTGCGTGCACGCCGGCGGCCGCGCGGTGCTGGAGGAGGTGCAGCGCAGCCTGAGCCTGCAGGACACGGACATGGAGCCCAGCAAGTGCTCCCTCCACCGGTTCGGCAACACCAGCAGCAGCTCGCTGTGGTACGAGCTGGCGTACGCCGAGGCCAAGGGTCGGGTGCGGCGCGGCCACCGCGTGTGGCAGATCGGCTTCGGCTCGGGGTTCAAGTGCAACAGCGCCGTGTGGCGCGCTCTCCGCGACGTGCCGCCGCTGTCGTCGTCGACCGGCGCCGCAGCGGGGCCGCCGGGCAGGAAGGGCGCGCAGAGCTGCTGCAACCCCTGGGTGGACGACGTGGACAGGTACCCTCCCAAGGCGTACGTCTGA